From one Catenuloplanes nepalensis genomic stretch:
- a CDS encoding cytochrome P450 yields the protein MFTNPDRYADMAAWHREVADLRTRAPIHRVTADGFDPFWAVVGHAEVMEIERRPELFPNAAQPWVMSRADLDAQRAAGPAPRTLIHMNGAEHAAYRRLGNDWFRPASLASLQLRLDDLAGEALATLETLGGRSDFAADVAQPYPLKVILELMGLPEAEYPRVIALTQDFFARDGDAQVLMNLFGYMLALTAARRESPTGDLASAVSNGTVGGELIGEVEAVSYHMMVATSGYESTAKALTGGMWALATNPDQLARLRRNPDLIDSAVDEMVRFSSPVRHMMRTATADTRVGDVDIAAGDWLLLSFTAANRDPKKFPDPDAFDVARPNAANHLAFGFGPHHCMGAALARMEMRTFFRRLIPRLESVTLDGDAVSTDTTFIGGLRALPIRYELAD from the coding sequence GTGTTCACGAATCCAGACCGATACGCCGACATGGCCGCCTGGCACCGCGAGGTCGCGGACCTGCGTACCCGGGCGCCGATCCACCGGGTGACCGCGGACGGGTTCGACCCGTTCTGGGCGGTCGTCGGGCACGCCGAGGTGATGGAGATCGAGCGCCGCCCGGAGCTGTTCCCGAACGCGGCGCAGCCGTGGGTGATGAGCCGGGCCGACCTGGACGCGCAGCGGGCGGCCGGACCGGCACCGCGCACGCTGATCCACATGAACGGCGCCGAACACGCCGCCTACCGCCGTCTCGGCAACGACTGGTTCCGGCCGGCCAGCCTCGCGTCGTTGCAGCTGCGGCTGGACGATCTGGCCGGCGAGGCGCTGGCCACGCTGGAGACGCTGGGCGGCCGGTCCGACTTCGCGGCGGACGTGGCGCAGCCGTACCCGCTGAAGGTGATCCTGGAATTGATGGGTCTGCCGGAGGCGGAGTATCCGCGGGTCATCGCGCTGACCCAGGATTTCTTCGCCCGGGACGGTGACGCGCAGGTGCTGATGAACCTGTTCGGCTACATGCTCGCGCTGACCGCGGCCCGGCGGGAGAGCCCGACCGGCGACCTGGCCAGCGCGGTCTCGAACGGCACGGTCGGCGGCGAGCTGATCGGCGAGGTCGAGGCGGTCAGCTACCACATGATGGTGGCCACCTCCGGCTACGAGTCGACCGCGAAGGCGCTGACCGGCGGCATGTGGGCGCTGGCCACGAACCCGGATCAGCTGGCCCGGCTGCGGCGCAACCCGGACCTGATCGACTCCGCGGTCGACGAGATGGTGCGCTTCTCCTCGCCGGTGCGGCACATGATGCGCACCGCGACCGCGGACACCCGGGTCGGCGACGTGGACATCGCGGCCGGTGACTGGCTGCTGCTGTCGTTCACCGCGGCCAACCGGGACCCGAAGAAGTTCCCGGACCCGGACGCGTTCGACGTGGCCCGCCCGAACGCGGCGAACCACCTGGCGTTCGGCTTCGGCCCGCACCACTGCATGGGCGCGGCGCTGGCCCGGATGGAGATGCGCACGTTCTTCCGCCGCCTCATCCCCCGCCTGGAGTCGGTCACGCTCGACGGCGACGCCGTATCCACCGACACCACGTTCATCGGCGGTCTCCGCGCGCTGCCGATCCGCTACGAGCTGGCGGACTGA
- the bla gene encoding class A beta-lactamase — MKVLKIVTAAVAVLALTPAAASASSIYQRLEQRYDARLGVYAVDTGSGRTVTFRPDERFAYASTFKALAAAAVLDRTTDAQLQRVIRYTAADLVDYSPVTELHVDEGMTLAAIAEAAITVSDNTAGNLLFRELGGPDGLERALRAIGDRTTSADRIETELNTAIPGDRRDTSTPRALATDLRAYALGGELCRADREQLNAWLRANTTGGETIRAGVPAGWVVGDKTGSGGYGTRNDIAVLWPPSGAPIVLAVLSTRDTADATYDNALLADAAAAVVDRFGY, encoded by the coding sequence TTGAAGGTCCTGAAGATCGTGACGGCCGCGGTCGCGGTGCTCGCGCTGACACCGGCGGCGGCCTCCGCGAGCAGCATCTACCAGCGGCTGGAGCAGCGGTACGACGCGCGACTCGGCGTCTACGCGGTGGACACCGGCAGCGGCAGGACGGTCACGTTCCGGCCGGACGAGCGGTTCGCCTACGCGTCCACGTTCAAGGCGCTCGCCGCGGCCGCGGTGCTGGACCGCACCACGGACGCGCAGTTGCAGCGCGTGATCCGGTACACGGCCGCGGACCTGGTCGACTACTCGCCGGTCACGGAGCTGCACGTGGACGAGGGCATGACGCTCGCCGCGATCGCCGAGGCTGCGATCACGGTCAGTGACAACACGGCCGGCAACCTGCTCTTCCGCGAGCTGGGTGGCCCGGACGGCCTGGAGCGGGCGCTGCGCGCGATCGGCGACCGCACCACCTCGGCCGACCGGATCGAGACCGAGCTGAACACCGCGATCCCGGGCGACCGGCGGGACACCAGCACGCCGCGCGCGCTCGCCACCGACCTGCGCGCCTACGCGCTCGGCGGCGAACTGTGCCGCGCCGACCGGGAGCAGCTGAACGCCTGGCTGCGCGCGAACACCACCGGCGGCGAGACGATCCGCGCGGGCGTGCCGGCCGGCTGGGTGGTCGGCGACAAGACCGGCTCCGGCGGGTACGGCACGCGCAACGACATCGCGGTCCTCTGGCCCCCGTCCGGCGCCCCGATCGTGCTCGCCGTGCTCTCCACCCGCGACACCGCGGACGCCACCTACGACAACGCGCTGCTCGCGGACGCGGCCGCCGCGGTCGTGGACCGATTCGGCTACTGA
- a CDS encoding LysR family transcriptional regulator, whose protein sequence is MDLVVASRAFVAVARHGSFTVGAAALHIPQSVASRRVSALEEHLGGALLDRSSRTVTLTPFGAGLLPAAQRLIRLADTLELDAERARRRPFRLTVPAICPPAALARLVAAARTHGLHLELSTVERADGAALIAVPPDVGVWVVPLGLAAVAEPVTHVENLRPAKADPGGTGRRLWIQPEDDVPHVRDRVIRAGAATGLRPAQIVPAGSLVEAAAEALSGDDLLLCSAAQAADLGLRWAPAADLDTARGYDVTAGPRAELTALRTLLHVPVGHCLGIS, encoded by the coding sequence ATGGACCTCGTCGTGGCCAGCCGCGCGTTCGTGGCGGTCGCCCGCCACGGCAGCTTCACGGTCGGCGCCGCCGCGCTGCACATCCCGCAGTCCGTCGCGTCCCGGCGCGTCTCCGCGCTGGAGGAGCACCTCGGCGGCGCGCTGCTGGACCGGTCGTCACGCACGGTCACGCTCACCCCGTTCGGCGCCGGGCTGCTGCCGGCCGCGCAGCGCCTGATCCGGCTCGCCGACACGCTCGAGCTGGACGCGGAACGGGCCCGGCGACGCCCGTTCCGGCTGACCGTGCCCGCGATCTGCCCGCCGGCCGCGCTGGCCCGGCTGGTCGCGGCGGCCCGCACACACGGCCTGCACCTGGAACTGTCCACCGTGGAGCGTGCGGACGGGGCCGCGCTGATCGCCGTACCGCCGGATGTCGGGGTGTGGGTCGTGCCCCTGGGCCTGGCCGCGGTCGCCGAACCGGTGACGCACGTCGAGAATCTCAGACCGGCGAAGGCCGATCCCGGGGGTACGGGACGGAGACTCTGGATCCAGCCGGAGGACGACGTTCCGCACGTGCGGGACCGGGTGATCCGGGCCGGTGCCGCGACCGGCCTGCGCCCGGCGCAGATCGTGCCGGCCGGCTCGCTGGTGGAGGCGGCCGCGGAGGCGCTGTCCGGCGACGACCTGCTGCTCTGCTCCGCCGCGCAGGCCGCGGACCTGGGGCTGCGCTGGGCACCGGCGGCCGACCTGGACACCGCCCGCGGCTACGACGTGACGGCCGGGCCGCGCGCGGAGCTGACCGCGCTGCGCACACTGTTGCACGTACCCGTGGGGCACTGTCTGGGGATTTCATGA
- a CDS encoding serine hydrolase produces the protein MSTARVFREARAVLDDAGLRGGFLVRDLRTGEELGIGQDAVFPAASLVKVPLAVAVLEAAARGELDLTRPVTVPPDRVDAPGPPGLMKFRHAATIAIEDLLYLAVSISDGAAADALFALVPPGAVRDELRRLGLDGIAVRHGIRDLSETPAEQLAPPLAHALAIGAATSGQGHPIPQLDVSRTNAGSARAFADLLEALWTPSAIAPPVAARVRELLGDTVHRQRLAPDLASDAARWSSKTGTVLTMRHEMGVVEHADGALFAIVALTESRVPAVVQPAAEAAMGRVARLLRDLLRAEGGG, from the coding sequence ATGAGCACCGCGAGGGTGTTCCGGGAGGCGCGGGCGGTGCTGGACGACGCCGGGCTGCGCGGCGGTTTCCTGGTGCGTGACCTGCGCACCGGCGAGGAGCTGGGCATCGGCCAGGACGCGGTGTTCCCGGCCGCGTCGCTGGTCAAGGTGCCGCTCGCGGTCGCGGTGCTGGAGGCGGCCGCGCGCGGCGAGCTGGACCTGACGAGGCCGGTGACGGTGCCGCCGGACCGGGTGGACGCGCCGGGGCCGCCGGGCCTGATGAAGTTCCGGCACGCGGCCACGATCGCGATCGAGGACCTGCTCTACCTGGCCGTGTCGATCAGCGACGGTGCGGCCGCGGACGCACTCTTCGCGCTGGTCCCGCCGGGTGCGGTGCGGGACGAGCTGCGGCGGCTGGGGCTGGACGGGATCGCGGTCCGGCACGGCATCCGTGACCTGTCCGAGACGCCGGCGGAGCAGCTGGCACCGCCGCTCGCGCACGCGCTCGCGATCGGCGCCGCCACGTCCGGGCAGGGCCATCCGATCCCGCAACTGGACGTGAGCCGGACGAACGCCGGGTCCGCGCGCGCGTTCGCGGACCTGCTCGAAGCCCTGTGGACACCGTCCGCGATCGCGCCGCCGGTCGCCGCCCGGGTCCGCGAGCTGCTCGGCGACACCGTGCACCGGCAGCGTCTCGCGCCGGACCTGGCCTCGGACGCGGCCCGGTGGTCGTCGAAGACCGGCACGGTGCTGACCATGCGGCACGAGATGGGCGTGGTCGAGCACGCGGACGGCGCGCTCTTCGCGATCGTGGCGCTCACCGAGTCGCGGGTCCCGGCCGTGGTGCAGCCGGCGGCCGAGGCCGCGATGGGCCGGGTCGCCCGGCTGCTCCGCGACCTGCTGCGCGCCGAGGGCGGCGGCTGA
- a CDS encoding XdhC family protein, which yields MLTEVWPFLAAHAGERVVLARLVRRDGPGSRPVGATMAIAAGGAWTGSVSGGCVEGVVLDEARAVLGGGEPRLVTVSPGEHLMPWEAAPACDGVLHVLIVPAPPPAVHAAIGAALAADRPVTVGVELAAPWTWRIGPGEGFTETLRPGPRLVVAGATDLAASLAVLGRAAGRRVQIVDPRESHARPEMFPGAGAVVRAWPDTWLAAHPPSAADAVVAITHDPRIDDRALRAALDGAAGYVGALGSRETHRRRLARLAGTPGLDRLAGPAGLDLGGGSIAETALSILAEVVAAANGRDGGRLSGGSAPIRALPDSGGVELPAATPGSAGGACPVLPPVPDASDG from the coding sequence ATGCTGACCGAGGTGTGGCCGTTCCTCGCCGCGCACGCGGGCGAGCGCGTGGTGCTGGCCCGGCTGGTCCGCCGGGACGGGCCCGGCTCCCGGCCGGTCGGCGCCACCATGGCGATCGCGGCCGGCGGCGCCTGGACCGGTTCGGTCTCCGGCGGCTGCGTCGAGGGCGTCGTGCTCGACGAGGCCCGCGCGGTGCTCGGCGGCGGCGAGCCGCGGCTCGTCACGGTCAGTCCCGGAGAGCACCTGATGCCGTGGGAGGCGGCACCGGCGTGCGACGGCGTGCTGCACGTGCTGATCGTGCCGGCACCGCCGCCCGCGGTGCACGCGGCGATCGGCGCGGCGCTGGCCGCGGACCGCCCGGTCACGGTCGGGGTGGAGCTCGCCGCCCCCTGGACGTGGCGCATCGGGCCGGGCGAAGGGTTCACCGAGACGCTGCGGCCCGGACCGCGCCTGGTCGTCGCCGGGGCCACCGACCTCGCGGCCTCGCTCGCGGTGCTCGGCCGGGCCGCGGGACGGCGGGTGCAGATCGTCGACCCGCGGGAGAGCCACGCCCGGCCGGAGATGTTCCCCGGCGCCGGCGCGGTGGTCCGGGCCTGGCCGGACACGTGGCTGGCCGCGCACCCGCCGTCGGCCGCGGACGCGGTCGTCGCGATCACCCACGACCCGCGGATCGACGACCGGGCGCTGCGCGCCGCACTGGACGGCGCCGCGGGGTACGTCGGGGCGCTCGGCAGCCGGGAGACGCACCGGCGGCGGCTCGCCCGCCTGGCCGGGACGCCGGGCCTGGACCGCCTGGCCGGCCCGGCCGGCCTCGACCTCGGTGGCGGCTCGATCGCGGAGACCGCGCTGTCGATCCTCGCCGAGGTGGTCGCGGCCGCCAACGGCCGGGACGGCGGCCGGCTCTCCGGCGGGTCCGCCCCGATCCGCGCGCTGCCGGACTCCGGCGGGGTGGAGCTTCCGGCGGCCACTCCGGGCTCGGCCGGCGGCGCGTGCCCGGTCCTGCCGCCGGTACCGGATGCGTCCGACGGGTGA
- a CDS encoding RsmB/NOP family class I SAM-dependent RNA methyltransferase, with protein MSGSSDRHQADRPHNAGRPRRSDGPGDGRGRDRDSHGGGRAPRGGRPPSDPARQAAYEAIAAVHRDDAYANLVLPQILTEMRLFGRDAAFATELTYGTLRLVGTLDLIIKEAAGRDVERIDPPARDAMRLGAYQLLHTRVPAHAAVATTVDLVRSVAPGAAGFANAVLRQITTKNWDEWITEIAPSRDEDPIGNLSVTHAHPPWIVRAFAESLGNDMAETARALAEDNERPPVHLCARPGRADAVTLADELGGAPGAFSPYAVYLPGGAPGDLSALAEGRVHVQDEGSQLVATALSQAPLEGTDESWLDLCAGPGGKAGLLGALAAERGARVTAVEVAEHRARLVANATRGLPVTTIVADGRTAGTGELPAASFDRILVDAPCTGLGSLRRRPESRWRRKPTDLPPLTSLQRELLVAALKAVRPGGVVAYVTCSPHVVETRVTVTEAARRSKLPVDFVDARPLMPEGMPGLGPGPTVQLWPHRHGTDAMFLAILRRTA; from the coding sequence GTGTCTGGATCTTCCGATCGGCATCAGGCGGACCGGCCGCACAACGCCGGACGCCCGCGTCGCTCCGACGGACCCGGCGACGGGCGTGGCCGGGACCGCGATTCGCACGGCGGCGGTCGTGCCCCGCGCGGTGGCCGCCCGCCGTCCGACCCGGCCCGGCAGGCCGCCTACGAGGCGATCGCGGCCGTGCACCGCGACGACGCGTACGCCAACCTGGTCCTGCCGCAGATCCTGACGGAGATGCGGCTGTTCGGCCGGGACGCCGCGTTCGCGACCGAGCTGACCTACGGCACGCTGCGCCTGGTCGGCACGCTCGACCTGATCATCAAGGAGGCCGCGGGCCGCGACGTCGAGCGGATCGACCCGCCGGCCCGCGACGCCATGCGGCTCGGCGCCTACCAGCTGCTGCACACCCGCGTCCCCGCGCACGCCGCGGTCGCCACCACGGTCGACCTGGTCCGTTCCGTCGCGCCCGGCGCGGCCGGCTTCGCCAACGCGGTGCTGCGCCAGATCACCACGAAGAACTGGGACGAGTGGATCACCGAGATCGCGCCGTCCCGTGACGAGGATCCGATCGGGAACCTGTCCGTCACGCACGCGCACCCGCCGTGGATCGTCCGCGCGTTCGCCGAGTCGCTCGGCAACGACATGGCCGAGACCGCCCGGGCGCTCGCCGAGGACAACGAGCGCCCGCCGGTGCACCTGTGCGCCCGCCCCGGCCGCGCCGACGCGGTCACGCTCGCCGACGAGCTCGGCGGCGCCCCCGGCGCGTTCTCGCCGTACGCGGTCTACCTGCCCGGCGGCGCCCCCGGCGACCTGTCCGCGCTGGCCGAGGGCCGCGTCCACGTCCAGGACGAGGGCTCCCAGCTCGTCGCCACGGCCCTTTCCCAAGCCCCCCTCGAGGGTACGGATGAAAGCTGGCTGGACCTCTGCGCCGGCCCGGGCGGCAAGGCCGGACTGCTGGGCGCGCTCGCGGCCGAGCGCGGCGCGCGCGTCACCGCGGTCGAGGTCGCGGAGCACCGCGCCCGCCTGGTCGCGAACGCCACCCGCGGCCTGCCGGTCACCACGATCGTCGCGGACGGCCGGACCGCCGGCACCGGTGAGCTGCCCGCCGCCTCGTTCGACCGGATCCTGGTCGACGCGCCGTGCACCGGCCTCGGCTCGCTGCGCCGCCGCCCCGAGTCCCGCTGGCGCCGCAAGCCCACCGACCTGCCCCCGCTCACCAGCCTGCAGCGCGAGTTGCTGGTCGCCGCGCTGAAGGCGGTCCGGCCGGGTGGCGTCGTGGCCTACGTGACGTGCTCCCCGCACGTGGTGGAGACGCGGGTGACGGTCACCGAGGCGGCCCGCCGCTCCAAGCTCCCGGTCGACTTCGTCGACGCGCGCCCGCTGATGCCCGAGGGCATGCCCGGTCTCGGCCCCGGCCCCACCGTCCAGCTCTGGCCCCACCGCCACGGCACCGACGCCATGTTCCTGGCGATACTGCGCCGTACGGCCTGA
- the fmt gene encoding methionyl-tRNA formyltransferase: MRIVFAGTPAVTLPALEALEKSRHELVAVVTRPDAPSGRGRRMVRSHAAAWADERRIEVLTPAKPREPEFLERLTALAPDCVPVVAYGALVPPVALEIPKHGWINLHFSLLPAWRGAAPVQHAVLHGDEVTGASVFQLEAGLDTGPVFGTVTDEIRAADTSGDLLDRLAESGAGLLVAVLDAIEAGTARAEPQPAGGVSLAPKISVEDAQVRWAEPAFAVDRRIRACTPAPGAWTTFREERVKLGPVVPVPDGPPLEPGDLLVERKRVLAGTATTPVALGEVRAAGKKPMPATDWARGVRVETGESFA; encoded by the coding sequence GTGCGCATCGTCTTCGCGGGCACGCCCGCCGTCACCCTGCCGGCCCTCGAGGCCCTGGAGAAGTCGCGGCACGAGCTGGTCGCGGTCGTGACCCGGCCGGACGCGCCGTCCGGACGCGGCCGCCGGATGGTCCGCTCGCACGCCGCCGCCTGGGCCGACGAGCGCCGCATCGAGGTGCTCACCCCGGCCAAGCCGCGCGAGCCGGAGTTCCTGGAGCGGCTGACCGCGCTCGCGCCCGACTGCGTGCCGGTCGTGGCGTACGGCGCGCTGGTCCCGCCGGTCGCGCTGGAGATCCCGAAACACGGCTGGATCAACCTGCACTTCTCGCTGCTTCCCGCGTGGCGCGGCGCCGCGCCCGTGCAGCACGCGGTGCTGCACGGCGACGAGGTGACCGGCGCCAGCGTGTTCCAGCTGGAGGCCGGCCTGGACACCGGACCGGTCTTCGGCACGGTCACCGACGAGATCCGGGCCGCCGACACCTCCGGTGACCTGCTCGACCGGCTCGCCGAGTCCGGCGCCGGGCTGCTCGTCGCGGTGCTGGACGCGATCGAGGCCGGCACCGCGCGCGCGGAGCCGCAGCCGGCCGGCGGCGTCTCGCTCGCCCCGAAGATCAGCGTCGAGGACGCGCAGGTCCGATGGGCCGAGCCGGCGTTCGCGGTGGACCGGCGGATCCGGGCGTGCACGCCGGCGCCGGGCGCGTGGACCACGTTTCGCGAGGAGCGGGTGAAGCTCGGGCCGGTCGTGCCCGTGCCGGACGGGCCACCGCTCGAACCCGGTGATCTGCTGGTCGAGCGCAAGCGGGTGCTGGCCGGAACCGCGACCACACCGGTCGCGCTGGGTGAGGTGCGCGCGGCCGGCAAGAAGCCGATGCCGGCCACCGACTGGGCGCGCGGCGTCCGGGTCGAGACGGGGGAGTCCTTCGCATGA
- the def gene encoding peptide deformylase → MTVQPIRLFGDPVLRSPAEAVVDFDRELRKLVADLTETMQEAGGAGLAAPQLGVGLRVFAFDVDDVVGHLVNPVLSFPDEEEQDGPEGCLSIPGLYYDTKRRLNVVAKGFNEFGDPLQIVGTGLMARCVQHETDHLDGVLFLDKLDPDARKAAMREIRQAEWYDRDKPPTVKVSPHANPFGLGR, encoded by the coding sequence GTGACCGTCCAGCCCATCCGACTCTTCGGGGATCCGGTGCTGCGCTCACCGGCCGAGGCCGTCGTCGACTTCGACAGAGAGCTGCGCAAGCTCGTCGCGGACCTCACCGAGACGATGCAGGAGGCGGGCGGCGCCGGGCTGGCCGCACCGCAGCTCGGCGTGGGCCTGCGGGTCTTCGCGTTCGACGTCGACGACGTGGTCGGCCACCTGGTCAACCCGGTCCTGTCCTTCCCCGACGAAGAGGAGCAGGACGGGCCGGAGGGCTGCCTGTCCATCCCGGGCCTCTACTACGACACCAAGCGGCGGCTCAACGTGGTGGCCAAGGGCTTCAACGAGTTCGGTGACCCGCTGCAGATCGTCGGCACCGGGCTGATGGCGCGCTGCGTGCAGCACGAGACCGACCACCTGGACGGCGTGCTCTTCCTGGACAAGCTGGACCCGGACGCGCGCAAGGCCGCGATGAGGGAGATCCGCCAGGCCGAGTGGTACGACCGGGACAAGCCGCCCACGGTCAAGGTCAGCCCGCACGCGAACCCGTTCGGGCTGGGGCGGTAA
- a CDS encoding cytochrome P450, whose translation MDYQSALASLFLPDGRNDPYPAYDVLRAHAPVFMADGRWWVTSHSVINRVLRHPAMRIADAADYDRFWPDWRQNRGVASFVLSMLQTNPPDHTRVRRAAAATFTPRRVAAMRDVIAALSEELIESMPAKADFVETFAYPLPISVICALLGVPAADRPWFRKRVADLTVVLEMISTEREMELADVAGREVEDYFIGLIAERRRTPQDDLTSALVAEDSTLTGQELLANLILLLIAGFETTTNLLGTGIKILMDAPEHAARLRADPELAPDYVEEILRYDSPVQMTTRYAGEPVELDGIRIEPGESLGLLLGAANRDPSRYPDPHRFDPDRRGVQPVSFGGGAHYCLGAPLARLEAQVALPMLVTMLPGLAQDGPEVRRDRLVLRGYSALPVTIG comes from the coding sequence ATGGATTACCAGAGCGCATTGGCGTCACTCTTCTTGCCCGATGGTCGTAACGATCCGTACCCGGCTTACGACGTGCTGCGCGCGCACGCGCCCGTTTTCATGGCGGATGGCCGCTGGTGGGTGACCTCACACTCCGTGATCAACCGGGTGCTCCGTCACCCGGCCATGCGGATCGCGGACGCGGCCGACTACGACCGGTTCTGGCCGGACTGGCGGCAGAACCGCGGCGTCGCGTCGTTCGTGCTGTCCATGCTGCAGACGAACCCGCCGGACCACACCCGGGTGCGGCGCGCGGCCGCGGCCACGTTCACGCCCCGCCGGGTCGCCGCGATGCGCGACGTGATCGCGGCGCTGAGCGAGGAGCTGATCGAATCGATGCCGGCGAAGGCGGACTTCGTCGAGACGTTCGCCTATCCGCTGCCGATCTCGGTGATCTGCGCGCTGCTCGGCGTGCCGGCCGCGGACCGGCCCTGGTTCCGCAAGCGGGTCGCGGACCTGACCGTGGTGCTGGAGATGATCAGCACGGAACGGGAGATGGAGCTGGCGGACGTGGCCGGGCGCGAGGTGGAGGACTACTTCATCGGGCTGATCGCGGAGCGCCGGCGCACCCCGCAGGACGACCTGACCAGCGCGCTCGTCGCCGAGGACTCCACACTGACCGGTCAGGAGCTGCTGGCGAACCTGATCCTGTTGCTCATCGCGGGCTTCGAGACCACCACGAACCTGCTCGGCACCGGCATCAAGATCCTGATGGACGCGCCGGAGCACGCGGCACGGCTGCGCGCGGACCCGGAACTCGCGCCCGACTACGTCGAGGAGATCCTGCGGTACGACTCCCCGGTGCAGATGACCACGCGGTACGCGGGCGAGCCGGTCGAGCTCGACGGCATCCGGATCGAGCCCGGCGAGTCGCTCGGGCTGCTGCTCGGCGCCGCCAACCGCGACCCTTCCCGCTACCCGGATCCGCACCGCTTCGACCCGGACCGGCGAGGCGTGCAACCGGTCTCGTTCGGCGGCGGCGCGCACTACTGCCTCGGTGCGCCGCTCGCCCGGCTGGAGGCACAGGTCGCGCTGCCGATGCTGGTCACCATGCTGCCCGGCCTCGCGCAGGACGGGCCGGAGGTCCGCCGGGACCGGCTGGTGCTGCGGGGTTACTCCGCGCTGCCGGTCACGATCGGGTGA
- a CDS encoding esterase-like activity of phytase family protein yields MNLINIYRYAVQGIIGAGTVAMTLAFAGAPAHADDAYVTVPTLTGWAALPSETYVAGSRPSGDALGGTPVHGIPVPFPNQPVQGFSGGLHNKDGTYDALSDNGYGTTANSADFLLRVHRIAPDTGTGAIDVVGGFYLTDPDGHVGWELTRPDRALTGADFDPESIARAADGGYWIGEEFGPYLLHVDRAGRLLAPPVPMPGVTAPETADRAGVKANLDTSNGIEGLAASPDGRFLYPLLEGPVAGDGARDLRFSEFDTRNSTYTGKRWTYRLDRAGMVVSDVVALDADRFLVIEHDGFLGEHAETKRIYIADRRDRNRDGVMDKTVITNLMNVANPEQIAGFRATFTFPLQPEGLIVLDDLTIAVLNDNNFPGSAGRYHGVADYSEFITIRLPKSLEADPRVLR; encoded by the coding sequence ATGAACTTGATCAACATCTACCGGTACGCAGTTCAGGGGATCATCGGCGCCGGCACGGTCGCCATGACCCTCGCGTTCGCCGGCGCGCCCGCGCACGCGGACGACGCATATGTGACCGTGCCCACACTCACCGGCTGGGCCGCACTCCCGTCGGAGACCTACGTGGCCGGCAGCCGCCCGTCCGGCGACGCGCTCGGCGGCACGCCGGTGCACGGCATACCCGTACCGTTCCCGAATCAACCGGTGCAGGGCTTCTCCGGCGGTCTGCACAACAAGGACGGTACCTACGACGCGCTCTCCGACAACGGCTACGGCACGACCGCGAACAGCGCGGACTTCCTGCTGCGCGTCCACCGGATCGCGCCGGACACCGGCACCGGCGCGATCGACGTGGTCGGCGGCTTCTACCTCACCGACCCGGACGGGCACGTCGGCTGGGAGCTGACCCGGCCGGACCGTGCACTGACCGGTGCCGACTTCGATCCGGAGTCGATCGCGCGGGCCGCGGACGGCGGCTACTGGATCGGCGAGGAGTTCGGGCCGTACCTGCTGCACGTCGACCGGGCCGGCCGGCTGCTCGCACCGCCGGTCCCGATGCCCGGCGTCACCGCGCCGGAGACCGCGGACCGGGCCGGCGTGAAGGCCAACCTGGACACCAGCAATGGCATCGAGGGCTTGGCCGCGTCGCCGGACGGCCGCTTCCTCTACCCGCTGCTGGAGGGTCCGGTCGCCGGCGACGGCGCACGTGACCTGCGGTTCAGCGAGTTCGACACGCGCAACAGCACGTATACCGGGAAGCGCTGGACGTACCGGCTGGACCGCGCGGGCATGGTGGTCAGCGACGTGGTCGCGCTGGACGCGGACCGGTTCCTGGTCATCGAGCACGACGGCTTCCTGGGCGAGCACGCCGAGACCAAGCGGATCTACATCGCCGACCGCCGCGACCGCAACCGTGACGGCGTCATGGACAAGACCGTCATCACGAACCTGATGAACGTCGCGAACCCGGAGCAGATCGCCGGCTTCCGCGCCACGTTCACGTTCCCGCTGCAGCCCGAGGGCCTGATCGTCCTGGACGACCTGACCATCGCGGTGCTGAACGACAACAACTTCCCCGGCTCGGCCGGCCGCTACCACGGCGTCGCCGACTACAGCGAGTTCATCACGATCCGCCTGCCGAAGTCGCTGGAGGCGGACCCGCGCGTCCTTCGGTGA